AGCATGCGACACGTCTCCGGCCGCCAGCCACCGCACGCCGCCGACCGCTCCGCGCAGCTGAAACGCGACCGGGCGGTGCAGGTCCAGCGCGCCGAGGCGCTGGCCGGCCTGGTCGGCCGGTCGTCCCGCGGCGAGGAGGTGCTGGCCACCGAGCTGGCGGCCCAGGGCCTGCCGCGGGCCGAGCTGGCGGCCGCCGCGACCGAGCTCGCGGCCACCGGGCGTCGGTGGGCGGCCCTGCCGGTGGGGGAGACCTGGGTGGTCGAGTGGTCGGCGCCCCGCCCGGCACGGCGGGGCGGTCGGCGCCGCTGACGCCGTCCCGCCCAGCCCCGTCGGTGACTCAGCCCCGGTCGGTCACCTTGTACGGGGCGCCGGACCGGTCGTACGTCGTCCACTCGCCGACGTTCTCGCCCGCGGCGAAGTGCCCGGAGCGCAGCAGCGTCCCGTCGGTGCGGAACCACTCCCAGTACCCGTGCGGCCGGCCGTCGACGACCGGCCCGCGGGCGCGCACCGACCCGTCGCGGTGGCGTTCCACGTGCTCGCCCTCGGTGGACTCGGTCTCGGGCACCGCTGCTCCTGACGTCCGGTTCCCCGAACGGCAGCGGCGCGGCGGTCAGTCGGTGCCGGCCTCCATCGCGGCGCGGTCCAGCAGCTCGTCGTGCTCGGAGACCTGGCCGCGCGAGGCGATCGCCTCGGCGCCGCCCTGCTGGGTCGCGTCGATCAGCCCGGTCGACGCGGCCTGGGCCGCACCGATGGACGTCGGGGTGGCGCCGCCGACCATGCCCATCCGGGCGTACTGCTCCAGCTTGGACCGCGAGTCGGCGATGTCCAGGTTCCGCATGGTCAGCTGGCCGATCCGGTCGACCGGCCCGAAGGCGGAGTCCTGCGTGCGCTCCATGGACAGCTTGTCCGGGTGGTAGCTGAACGCCGGGCCGGAGGTGTCCAGCACCGAGTAGTCCTCGCCGCGCCGCAGCCGCAGCGTGACCTCGCCGCTGACGGCCATGCCGACCCAGCGCTGCAGCGACTCGCGCAGCATCATCGCCTGCGGGTCCAGCCACCGACCCTCGTACATCAGCCGGCCCAGCCGGCGGCCCTCGCTGTGGTACGTGGCCAGGGTGTCCTCGTTGTGGATGGCGTTGACCAGCCGCTCGTAGGCCGCGTGCAGCAGGGCCATCCCCGGTGCCTCGTAGATGCCCCGGCTCTTGGCCTCGATGATCCGGTTCTCGATCTGGTCGGACATGCCCAGGCCGTGCCGCCCGCCGATCGCGTTCGCCTCCAGGACCAGGTCGACCGGGGTGGCGAACTCCTTGCCGTTGATCGTCACCGGCCGGCCGTACTCGAAGCCGATCGTGACGTCCTCGGGGGCGATCTCGACCGCCGGGTCCCAGAACTTCACGCCCATGATCGGCTCGACGGTCTCGATGCCGGTGTCGAGGTGCTCGAGGGTCTTGGCCTCGTGCGTCGCGCCCCAGATGTTGGCGTCGGTGGAGTAGGCCTTCTCCGCGCTGTCCCGGTAGGGCAGGCCGTGGGCGACCAGCCACTCCGACATCTCCTTGCGGCCGCCGAGCTCGGTGACGAAGTCGGCGTCCAGCCACGGCTTGTAGATCCGCAGCCCGGGGTTGGCCAGCAGGCCGTAGCGGTAGAACCGCTCGATGTCGTTGCCCTTGTAGGTCGAGCCGTCGCCCCAGATCTGGACGCCGTCGGCCAGCATCGCCCGCACGAGCAGGGTGCCGGTGACCGCCCGGCCCAGCGGGGTGGTGTTGAAGTAGCTGCGGCCGCCGGAGCGGATGTGGAAGGCGCCGCAGGTCAGGGCGGCGAGCCCCTCCTCGACCAGGGCGGCCCGGCAGTCGACCAGCCGGGCCAGCTCGGCCCCGTAGGCACTGGCGCGGCCGGGCACCGAACCGATGTCGGGCTCGTCGGCCTGGCCGATGTCGGCGGTGTAGGTGCAGGGCACCGCGCCCTTGTCGCGCATCCAGGCGACCGCCACCGAGGTGTCGAGCCCTCCGGAGAAGGCGATGCCGACGCGCTCGCCGACGGGCAGGGAGGTGAGCACCTTGGACATGGACACAAGTATGCATCGCACTGTATGACCATGCAAAACCGGGTCCCGCCGACCTGCGCCGTCCTAGCGGTGTGCCTCCAGGTGCCCGGCCAGGGTGCCGGCGAACCCCTCCGCGACGGCCAGCTGGTCGCGCAGTGCGGCGACCCGGGCCACGGCCGCCTCGTGGAACTCCCGCAGCCGGGCCAGCAGCTGCTCGCGGTCGCCGGAGGCCTGCTCCAGGTCCTGCAGCAGGGTGAGCAGCTCCTGCATCTCCTCCAGCGAGAAGCCCAGCGGCTTCATCCGCTTGATCACCTCGAAGCGGGCGACGTCGGCCTCGCTGTAGAGCCGGAAACCCCCCTCGGTCCGGCTCGTGGGGACGACCAGCCCGTTCTCCTCGTAGAACCGGATGGTGCGCAGGCTCAACCCGATCCGCTCGGCCACCTGGCCGATCTGCATCAGCTCGCCGCGACCGGCCACCTCAGTGCCCCCCGGCGAGCTGGCCGGTGTGCCGCGCGAACCGGTCGGCCGAGTGCTCGCTCAGCCCGACGATCTGCACGTCCTTGCCGCGCGTCTCGTACTTGTGGGTGATCGCGTCCAGGGTCGCGACGGTGGAGGCGTCCCAGACCTGGGCCCCGGAGAGGTCGATGACGACGTGCTGGGGGTCGTCGGCGTAGTCGAACTGCTGGTACAGGTCGTTGCTGGAGGCGAAGAACAGCGCGCCCTGCACGGCGTAGCGCCGCGTCGTCCCGTCCGGGCTGGTCGTGCTGGTGACCTCGACGAGGTGCGCGACCCGGCGGGCGAAGAGCACGCAGGCGACCAGCACGCCGGTGCCGACGCCGATGGCGAGGTTGTGGGTCCACAGCGTGACCGCGACGGTGGAGAGCATCACCAGCGTCTCGCTGCGCGGCATCCGGTGGATGGTCCGCAGGCTGTGCCAGTCGAAGGTCGCGATGGACACGAAGATCATCACGGCGACGAGGGCGGCCATCGGGATGATCGCGACGATGTCGCCGAGCACGACCACCAGGATCAGCAGGAAGACCCCGGACAGGAAGGTCGACAGCCGGGTGCGGGCGCCGGACCGGATGTTGATCATCGTCTGGCCGATCATCGCGCAGCCGCCCATCCCGCCGAAGAACCCGGTGACGATGTTGGCCACCCCCTGGCCCCAGGACTCGCGGGTCTTGTCCGAGTGGGTGTCGGTCAGGTCGTCGACCAGCTTGGCCGTCAGCAGCGACTCCATCAACCCGACGAACGCCACGCCCAGCGCGTACGGCGCGATGATGCTCAGCGTCTCCCAGGTGAACGGCAGGTCGGGGATGCCGAACAGCGGCAGGTTGTCGGGCAGCTCGCCCTGGTCGCCCACGTTCGGCACGGTCAGCCCGACCGCCACGGTGATCCCGGTGAGCACCACGATCGACACGAGCGGTGCGGGGACGGCGGAGCTCAGCCGCGGGAGCAGGAAGATGATCGCCAGGCCGGCGGCCACCATCGGGTAGACCAGCCACGACACGTCGACCAGGTACGGCAGCTGCGCGGTGAAGATCAGGATGGCCAGCGCGTTGACGAAGCCCACCATCACGCTGCGCGGGACGAACCGCATCAACCGGGCGAAGCCGGCCAGGCCCAGGAGCACCTGGAACACCCCGCCGAGGACGACGGCGGCCAGCAGGTACTCCAGCCCGTGGTCGCGCACCAGCGGGGCGACGACCAGCGCGATCGCGCCGGTGGCGGCGCTGATCATGGCCGGCCGGCCACCCGTGAAGGCGATGACGACCGCCATCGTGAACGAGGCGAAGAGCCCCACCCGGGGGTCGACGCCGGCGATGATCGAGAAGCTGATCGCCTCGGGGATCAGCGCGAGCGCCACCACCAGGCCGGCGAGCACCTCGGTGCGGGCCACCTTCGGCGCCAGCCAGGCGGGGCGTCCGGGTGTGCGGAGTGTGGTCGTGGAGGACATGCCACCGTCTTCGGGTCGTGCGCCATCGGCGCGGGGGTCCGCGCGAGCGCGTGCCTGCGAGAGGTGGTGCGGCGGTGCACCGGGGGCGGCCGGCGGGAGGGCGTGGCCGCAGGTCGGCGACGACCCGGGCGGCGGGCTCCTCCACGTGGACGCCCGGGACAATCTAACCCTGACGTGAGGTAGTTGTTCCGTGACTGCGCCGGGGAATTGGTCACAGCGGCCACCGGAGCCGGGTCGGCGTCCGACCCTCAGCCCGGCTCGGCCTGGGGTCGGCCCGCTCCGGCGCGCGCCGTCCCGGTGGCCGCGGGCGAGTCGTCCACCGGGGGCGCGTCGTCCAGGGGGAGGAGGGGGTCCACCGTCGGCGCGGCGTCCACCGGTGGCGGGGGCCCGTCACCGTCGGGCGTGCCGTCGGGCGGCGCCGGCAGCGACGGCGTGGGGAGCAGCAGGGCCGCCAGGGCCACCAGCAACGGCAGCGCCGCGCCCCCGAGGAGTGCCGCGCCGTACCCGCCGGTGAGGTCGTGCACCACGGCGAAGGCCACCGGCCCGAACGCCGTCGAGCCCACGCTCACCGCCGCGACGACGCCGCGGATGGTGCCGAGGTGGGTGGTGCCGTAGTAGCGCGGGAAGGCGCCCGCCTCCAGGGTGCGGATGGCGCCCCCGGAGGCGCCGATGAGGACGCCGAACGCGATCGCCGACCAGCCCGGGTCGACCGTCGTCCCCCACAGCAGGCCGGCGGTGAGGGCGAGCATGCAGCCGCTGGTGAGCCAGCGGCTGTTGATCCGGTCGACGAGCGCGCCGACGGCCAGCGTGGCCAGCAGGGACGCCACCGTCTGCGGCAGGAAGTTGGCCGCCGCCGCACCGGCGCTCAGCCCCCGCTCCCCGAGCAGGTCGATCTGGTGGAAGGCGACGGCGGTGGACAGCATCCCCGAGACGGCGACGCCGGAGACGACCACCCAGAAGAACGGCGTCCGGACCGCCTCGCCGAGCGTCCGGCCCACCGGTGCGTCCGGCGGTGCCTCGTCGGTGACCTGCTCGCCGTCCGGTCGCTGGCCGAGGGACGCCGGGTCGTCGCGCACGCCGAACAGCGCCAGCGGGACGACGATCAGCCACACGGCCACGCCCTCCACCACCCATGCGGTCCGCCAGCTGGTGGCCGAGATCAGTGCCTCCAGGCCGATCGGCGCCAGGGAGATGCACGCGGCGCCGATCGCGGAGACGAGGCCGAGCGCCAGCCCCCGGCGGCGGGTGAACCAGACGGCGACCGCGGTCGTCGCGGTGAGCCCGAGGGCGCCCTGGCCGGCCATCCGGACACCGACGAAGCCCGCGGTCAGGCCGACCAGGCCGGAGACCGCGGCCAGACCGAGCAGCACGGTGCCGAAGACCCCGCCGATCACGGCCATGGTGACCCGGGTGCCGAACCGGTCCAGCGCCCGCCCGACCAGGGGCATCGCCGCCGCGCCGACCAGCGTGCCGATGAGGTAGGCGGTGGAGATCGCCGACCGGCTGATGCCCAGGTCCTCGGTCATCGGGTCGATGAACGCGGAGATCGCCGCGGTCTGGCCGGGCGCGGTGGCCGCCAGGGCCAGCGCCGAGACGCCCACCATGTGCCAGCCGTAGAACCCCTCGGGCCCGCGCGGGCCACCTCGGGGGCGCGTCGTGGGCGGGGTGCGGTCGGCAGCCGAGCGGGACGTGGGAGTGCCTCTCCTGGTGGGTCTGCGGTGCAGACGGGGGCAGGCGTCGTCGGCTGCTCGTGGGCGGGTGTCGCGGTGGTGGGGCTCAGTCGAGCTGTGCGGCCACCATCGGCTCGAGGGTCAGTTCGGGGCTGCGCTGCCGGAGCGAGCGCAGGTCCCACTTGTCCCGGAACAGTGCCAGCAGTTCACCGTTGCCGCGCGCCAGCACCTCCGTGCCGCGCGACGCCGCGACGGCAGCGGCGGACGTGGCGTCGGTGCGCACGGCGACCGTGTAGGGCAGCGGTTCCAGGGCGACGGGGGAGTGGAACTCGTGCTCCATGCGGTGGGTGGCGACCTCGAACTGCATGGGGCCGACGACGGCGAGCACGGGGGCCTGGTCGCCGCGGCGGTCCGAGCGCAGCACCTGCACGACCCCCTCGGACTCCAGCTGGTCGATGCCCCGCCGGAACTGCTTGTGCCGGCCGGTGTCCATCGCCCGGGCCACGGCGAAGTGCTCCGGGGCGAACGTCGACAACGGCGGGTAGCTGACCGGGGAGCCGGTGAACAGCGTGTCCCCGACCCCCAGCGCGGCGGCGTTGACCAGGCCGACCACGTCGCCGGGCCAGGCGGTGTCGATGCTCTCCCGTTCCCGGCCGAACACGTGCTGGGCGTACTTGGTGGCGAACGGCCGGCCCGTGGAGCTGTTGGTCACGACCATGCCGCGCTCGAACACCCCGGAGCAGATCCGGACGTAGGCCAGCCGGTCGCGGTGCGCGGCGTCCATGCCGGACTGGACCTTGAAGACGAAGGCGCTGAACGGGTCGGCCAGCGCGCGCGACCCGCCGTCGGCATCGGGCCGGTCCGCCGGCGCGGGGGCGAGGTCGACGAGCGTGTCCAGCAGGGCCGCGACGCCGAAGTTGGAGACGGCGGAGGCGAACAGCACCGGGGTGCTGTACCCGGCGAGGAACGTCTCCTGGTCGTGGTCGGCGCCGCTGGCGGCCAGCAGCTCGACCTCCTCCTGGGCACGGGTCCAGTCGATGCCCTCGCGGGCCTCGGCGGCCTCGGGGGTGAGTGTCTCCTCGGGGGCGATGGTGGCGCCGCCGGCGGTGCGGGTGAAGCGGCGGTAGGTGCCGTCGCGGCGGTCCAGCACGCCGCGGAAGTCCCCGGAGATGCCGACCGGCCAGGTCAGCGGGGTGGGGGTCAGCCCGGTGCGCTCGGCGACCTCGTCCATCAGCTCGAGGGCGTCCTTGCCCGGCCGGTCCCACTTGTTGACCACGGTGATCACCGGGATGCCGCGGTGCCGGCAGACGGCGAACAGCTTCATCGTCTGGGCTTCCAGGCCCTTGGCGGCGTCGATGAGCATCACCGCGGCGTCCACGGCGGTGAGCACCCGGTAGGTGTCCTCGGAGAAGTCCGCGTGCCCGGGGGTGTCCAGCAGGTTGACCACCGCGTCGCGGTACTGGAACTGCAGTGCTGCGGAGGTGATGGAGATGCCGCGGGCCTTCTCCATGTCCATCCAGTCCGACACCGTGCCCCGCCGCCCGGCCTTGCCGTGCACCGCACCGGCCTGCCCGATCACCCGCGCGTGCAGCGCCAGGGCCTCGGTGAGCGTCGACTTCCCCGCGTCGGGGTGGCTGATCACCGCGAACGTCCGCCGCCGGGCCGCCTCCGCGAGCACCGCACCGGCGGCGTTGCCCCCCGGTGCGGGGTCGGCCGCAGGAGCGGGTGTCGTGGCGCGGGTGGCCGTGGTGGTCATCGCCGCCTGCCCCGGGGGGCGTGCACCTGCTCGACCTCGAGGCGCAGGCTCGTCGCGAACGCCGCGGCGGAGGACCACTGGGTGTGCAGCGTGGCGACCCGCTGGTCGGCCAGCTCCCGGTACATGGCGAGCCGCTCGACGAGCTCCGGGTCCGGCGGTGCCGTCGTCCCGGGCTCGCGGGAGCGCAGGCGGTCGAGGAGCTGCAGCACGTCGCGGATCTCGTCGATGGTGAAGTCCAGCGGCTTCATCCGGCGGATCACCATCAGGCGCTCGACGTCGCCGTCGGTGTAGAGCCGGAAACCGCCGCTGCTGCGTGCCGTGGGAGTGGCCAGGCCGCTCTCCTCGTAGAAGCGGATGGTGCGGACGCTGAGCCCGGTGCGCTCGGCGACCTCGCCGATCTGCATGTGTCGCTCACCCATGGGGTGCCTCCGATCCAGGTGGCGCCGCGCCGGCGGCCCGACCGCACCCAACTCTAACGTGAAAGGAGGGTGCCAGCAGGGGTGTGGGGCTCCGGGACGGCCGGGCGGCCAGCAGCCGACCGCCCCGGAGGTCGGGTCGTCCGGCCGCGCGCGGCCGGACGGGGTGTCAGTGCGCGCCGGCCAGCTGCCCGCTGTGCCGCTCGTAGCGGGAGGCGGAGTGCCCGTTGAGGCCGACGACGTCCACGGTCTTGCCGCGGGTCGCGTACTTGTGGGTGATCGCGTCCAGCGCGGCGACCGTGGAGGCGTCCCAGACGTGGGCCCCGGAGAGGTCGATCACGACGTTCTCCGGATCGCCTGCGTAGTCGAACTGGGTGTACAGGTCGTTGCTGGAGGCGAAGAAGAGCGCGCCGTGGACCGAGTACACCCGGGTGCCGCCGTCGGGGTCGGTGACGCTGGTGACCTCGACCAGGTGGGCGACCCGGCGGGCGAAGAGCACGCAGGCGACCAGCACGCCGACGCCGACACCGATGGCGAGGTTGTGGGTGATCAGGGTGACCGCGACGGTGGACACCATCACGATCGTCTCGCTGCGGGGCATCGTGTGGATGGTCCGCAGGCTGTGCCAGTCGAAGGTCGCGATCGCCACGAAGATCATCACGGCGACGAGGGCGGCCATCGGGATGAGCGCGACGATGTCGCCGAGGGCGACGACCATGATCAGCAGGAAGACCCCGGACAGGAAGGTCGACAGCCGGGTGCGGGCGCCGGACTTCACGTTGATCATCGTCTGGCCGATCATGGCGCAGCCGCCCATGCCACCGAAGAGGCCGGAGGCGACGTTGGCGACGCCCTGGCCCCAGGACTCGCGGGTCTTGTTCGACGGGGTGTCGGTGAGGTCGTCGACGAGCTTCGCCGTCATGAGCGACTCCATCAGCCCGACGAACGCCACGCCGAGGGCGTAGGGGGCGATGATCGTCAGCGTCTCCCAGGTGAGCGGCAGGTCGGGGATGCCGAAGAACGGCAGGCTGTCGGGCAGCTCGCCCTGGTCGCCCACGTTGGGCACGGTGAGGGCGGCGGCGACGGTGAGCCCCGTCAGGACCACGATCGACACCAGTGGGGCCGGGATCGCGGTGGTGAACCGCGGGAGCAGGAAGATGATCGCCAGGCCGGCGGCGACCATCGGGTAGACCAGCCAGGAGACGTCGACCAGGTACGGCAGTTGCGCGGTGAAGATCAGGATGGCCAGCGCGTTGACGAAGCCCACCATGACGCTGCGCGGGATGAACCGCATGAGCCGGGCGAACCCGGCCAGGCCCAGCAGCACCTGGAAGACGCCGCCCAGGACGACGGCCGCGAGCAGGTACTAGACCCCGTACTGGAGCGCCAGGGGGGCGACCACGAGGGCGATGGCCCCGGTGGCGGCGGTGATCATCGCCGGACGGCCGCCGGTGAAGGCGATCACCACGGCCATCACGAAGGAGGAGAAGAGGCCGACGCGGGGGTCGACCCCGGCCAGGATGGAGAAGCTGATCGCCTCGGGGATCAGGGCCAGGGCCACGACGATGCCGGCGAGGACCTCGGTGCGCGCGACGCGCGGCGACAGCCAGGAGGGTCGGGTCAGGCGCGGCTGAGGCCGCGACAGCAGGGCAGAGGACATGCCACCGTCTTCGGGTCGTGCGCCCGCAGGCGCTGAGGGAGAGGCGCCGCAGGGCGCCAGGAGAGCTGGGTCGCGCGGCGTCCGGGGACGTGCGCGTCATCGGTCCGACATCGGGGGTGCAGCCGCCGGGGGCGGGGCCCGGAACGTCGGTGGTCCGGAGTCGACGGGCCGCTGTGCCCGTCGTCGTCCGGAACAACATAACCCTCACGTGAGGGAAGTGTGCAGTGGGGTCGCTCACCGGCCTGTCGTCTCGCTGCCCGCGGAGGTCGAGGAGCGACCGATCCGGCCGCCTCCCCGGTTGCACGGGCCGGCGCGCGGATCCGACCGACATGGACTCGACCCTAACGTCAGGTTAGAGTCGTGAGCAGAGCGCCGACGCGCAGCCCTCGACGGAGGAGGACGTCCATGCCCCTGCACATCGAGTGCCCGGACTGCGGCGAGACCGACGACCTCGTCGGCGACCGCGGTGTGGAGGGCATCGGCATCACCTGCGGCACCTGCGGCGCCCGGTTCCTGCGTGACCGGCGGCTGGGGTGCGCGTCCTGCGCCGGCACCGACCTGGTGCTCCGGCCCCAGGTGCTCACCCAGTTCTCCCGCGGGACCCAGCTGTCCGTCGTCGGCTGGACCGAGACGCACTGCTGCACCGCGTGCGACGCCGAGGCGCTGCTGCGGTCCGAGCGCGCCAACGCGCCGCTGCCGGCGGAGTACCGCCCTCGCGCGGTCCGCCCGCCGTCCCGCACCTGAACCCACTCCTGCACACCGAGGGAAACGCCATGACGACGACCCGCACCCAGCTCCTCGACCACATCGAGGCCGCGTTCGGCCACGGCCCGGTCACCAGCGACGAGATGCGCGAGGCAGCGCTGGCGACCGGTGCCGATCCGGACGTGCTGTTCCTGCTCGACGCCCTGCCGGACCGGCAGTACAGCAGCCCCCGGGAGATCTGGCCGCACCTTCCCGACCTGCCCGTCGGCGGCTGACCCCGCACCTGACCGAACCCGCCCGACCAGACCGGAGCACGACCATCTCCCTCCACCCCGACATCGACACGACCACGTCGGCCCCGTCGCCGGGCCCCGACCTCGCCGACCTCGCCGAACGCGCCGCGGCCCACCTGCGTGACCTGCCCCGGGCGCCCGAGGACGCCGTCGTCGGCGTCTACCGCCCCTTCGGCCGCACGAGCCGACTGGCGGCGAGCCGCCTGCGCACCCTGCTGGCACCCACCCCCTGCCGGACGCTCACCCCGCTCACCGGCCGCTGGCCCGCGCGGTCGGGCGTCGACGACGAGACCACCCCGGACCCCCAGCACCTCGAGGACCTCTGCCTGGTCGTCGACGTCAGCCGGACCCCGCAGCGCGACGCCCGGGCCATCGCCGACGCGGCGGGAGTGCTGCTCATCGCCCGCACGCCGCCGCCGATGGGGCCCGAGCCCGACGGCAGCGCCCTCGCGCGCGGCACGGCCATCGGCCGGGCCGTCGCGCTGGGCCGGCCGCTCGGCACCTCGTCGCCGGTCGATCAGCCCCGGTGAGCGACCGCGCCCGCGGGGCGGTGCGAACCGGCTGGCAGATCGTGGCGCTGACCGCGCTCCCGATGCTCGCCCCGCCCCGCCCCACGGGCCGGGGAGCTGGCCGGCTGGCCGCCGTGCTGCCCGGGACGGCGGCCCTGGTGCTCCTCTCCCGGCACACGCGGCGCTCCCGGAGGGTCATCGCGGAGCTCGAGCAGCGCTGTCGCACCGACGCACTGACCGGGGTGGGCAACCGGGGTGCCTTCGACGACGACCTGCGTGGCCGCCTGCAGGGGATCGCCGGCCGCCGGCGTCACGGCGACCCGGTCGGGGTCACCCTGGTGCTGGCCGACATCGACCACTTCAAGTCCTACAACGACCGGCACGGTCATCCCGCCGGGGACCGCGCCCTCGCCCGCGTCGCCCGGGCGCTGCAGCTGGCCTGCCGGAGCGGGGACGGCGTCCACCGGATCGGGGGCGAGGAGTTCGCCGTCGTCCTGGAGGCCGATCACGCCAGCAGCCTGCTGATCGCCGACCGGATCCGGCGGCTCGTGGCCGCGTCCACCGACGACCGGCTCACCGTCTCCCTCGGCGTGGCCACCGCGCAGCACGACGACGCCGAGGCCCTCCTCGACCAGGCCGACCGCGCGCTCTACCGGGCCAAGGCCCGCGGCCGGAACCGCATCGAGAGCCACCGCGGACCACTGTCCGGAGTGCGCGCCTCCACCTGCTGACGTCGCGACGGGCCCGGGCCGCGCCGGGCCGGCGACGGCTCAGGCGTCGATGACCACCGGGATGATCATCGGGGTGCGGCGGTGCGAGCGGTTCGCCCAGTTGCTCACGGCCTTGGCGATCAGCGACTCCAGCTGGGCGGCGTCCTTGACGCCGTCGGCCGCCGCGCGGGCCAGCTCCCGCTCGATCAGCGGCACCGCGGCGTCGAAGGACTCGGCCTCGTGGACGAAGCCGCGGGCCAGGAAGTCCGGGGCCTCGACGAGCTGCCCGGTGTTGGCGTCGACGATCGCCACGACGGTGATCACGCCCTCCTCGGCGAGGGTGCGCCGGTCCTTCAGCGAGGCCTCCGTCGCCCCGCCGACGGTCGAGCCGTCGACGTAGACGTTGCCGGCGGAGACCTTGCCGGTGATCGAGACCCGGCCGTCCACCAGGTCGACCACGGAGCCGTCCTCGGCGATGACCACCCCGCGCGGGTGGACGCCGGTGCGGATGGCCAGGTCGGCGTTGGCCCGCAGGTGGCGGGACTCCCCGTGCACCGGCATGACGTTGCGCGGCTTGACGATGTTGTAGCAGTACACGAGCTCGCCGGCGCTGGCGTGCCCGGAGACGTGCACCTTCGCGTTGCCCTTGTGGACGACGTTGGCGC
The Modestobacter marinus DNA segment above includes these coding regions:
- a CDS encoding DUF2795 domain-containing protein, coding for MTTTRTQLLDHIEAAFGHGPVTSDEMREAALATGADPDVLFLLDALPDRQYSSPREIWPHLPDLPVGG
- a CDS encoding GGDEF domain-containing protein, producing MSDRARGAVRTGWQIVALTALPMLAPPRPTGRGAGRLAAVLPGTAALVLLSRHTRRSRRVIAELEQRCRTDALTGVGNRGAFDDDLRGRLQGIAGRRRHGDPVGVTLVLADIDHFKSYNDRHGHPAGDRALARVARALQLACRSGDGVHRIGGEEFAVVLEADHASSLLIADRIRRLVAASTDDRLTVSLGVATAQHDDAEALLDQADRALYRAKARGRNRIESHRGPLSGVRASTC
- a CDS encoding MFS transporter gives rise to the protein MVGVSALALAATAPGQTAAISAFIDPMTEDLGISRSAISTAYLIGTLVGAAAMPLVGRALDRFGTRVTMAVIGGVFGTVLLGLAAVSGLVGLTAGFVGVRMAGQGALGLTATTAVAVWFTRRRGLALGLVSAIGAACISLAPIGLEALISATSWRTAWVVEGVAVWLIVVPLALFGVRDDPASLGQRPDGEQVTDEAPPDAPVGRTLGEAVRTPFFWVVVSGVAVSGMLSTAVAFHQIDLLGERGLSAGAAAANFLPQTVASLLATLAVGALVDRINSRWLTSGCMLALTAGLLWGTTVDPGWSAIAFGVLIGASGGAIRTLEAGAFPRYYGTTHLGTIRGVVAAVSVGSTAFGPVAFAVVHDLTGGYGAALLGGAALPLLVALAALLLPTPSLPAPPDGTPDGDGPPPPVDAAPTVDPLLPLDDAPPVDDSPAATGTARAGAGRPQAEPG
- a CDS encoding peptide chain release factor 3; this translates as MTTTATRATTPAPAADPAPGGNAAGAVLAEAARRRTFAVISHPDAGKSTLTEALALHARVIGQAGAVHGKAGRRGTVSDWMDMEKARGISITSAALQFQYRDAVVNLLDTPGHADFSEDTYRVLTAVDAAVMLIDAAKGLEAQTMKLFAVCRHRGIPVITVVNKWDRPGKDALELMDEVAERTGLTPTPLTWPVGISGDFRGVLDRRDGTYRRFTRTAGGATIAPEETLTPEAAEAREGIDWTRAQEEVELLAASGADHDQETFLAGYSTPVLFASAVSNFGVAALLDTLVDLAPAPADRPDADGGSRALADPFSAFVFKVQSGMDAAHRDRLAYVRICSGVFERGMVVTNSSTGRPFATKYAQHVFGRERESIDTAWPGDVVGLVNAAALGVGDTLFTGSPVSYPPLSTFAPEHFAVARAMDTGRHKQFRRGIDQLESEGVVQVLRSDRRGDQAPVLAVVGPMQFEVATHRMEHEFHSPVALEPLPYTVAVRTDATSAAAVAASRGTEVLARGNGELLALFRDKWDLRSLRQRSPELTLEPMVAAQLD
- a CDS encoding toxin-antitoxin system YwqK family antitoxin produces the protein MPETESTEGEHVERHRDGSVRARGPVVDGRPHGYWEWFRTDGTLLRSGHFAAGENVGEWTTYDRSGAPYKVTDRG
- a CDS encoding SulP family inorganic anion transporter — its product is MSSTTTLRTPGRPAWLAPKVARTEVLAGLVVALALIPEAISFSIIAGVDPRVGLFASFTMAVVIAFTGGRPAMISAATGAIALVVAPLVRDHGLEYLLAAVVLGGVFQVLLGLAGFARLMRFVPRSVMVGFVNALAILIFTAQLPYLVDVSWLVYPMVAAGLAIIFLLPRLSSAVPAPLVSIVVLTGITVAVGLTVPNVGDQGELPDNLPLFGIPDLPFTWETLSIIAPYALGVAFVGLMESLLTAKLVDDLTDTHSDKTRESWGQGVANIVTGFFGGMGGCAMIGQTMINIRSGARTRLSTFLSGVFLLILVVVLGDIVAIIPMAALVAVMIFVSIATFDWHSLRTIHRMPRSETLVMLSTVAVTLWTHNLAIGVGTGVLVACVLFARRVAHLVEVTSTTSPDGTTRRYAVQGALFFASSNDLYQQFDYADDPQHVVIDLSGAQVWDASTVATLDAITHKYETRGKDVQIVGLSEHSADRFARHTGQLAGGH
- a CDS encoding MerR family transcriptional regulator, translated to MAGRGELMQIGQVAERIGLSLRTIRFYEENGLVVPTSRTEGGFRLYSEADVARFEVIKRMKPLGFSLEEMQELLTLLQDLEQASGDREQLLARLREFHEAAVARVAALRDQLAVAEGFAGTLAGHLEAHR
- a CDS encoding MerR family transcriptional regulator: MGERHMQIGEVAERTGLSVRTIRFYEESGLATPTARSSGGFRLYTDGDVERLMVIRRMKPLDFTIDEIRDVLQLLDRLRSREPGTTAPPDPELVERLAMYRELADQRVATLHTQWSSAAAFATSLRLEVEQVHAPRGRRR
- the argG gene encoding argininosuccinate synthase; the encoded protein is MSKVLTSLPVGERVGIAFSGGLDTSVAVAWMRDKGAVPCTYTADIGQADEPDIGSVPGRASAYGAELARLVDCRAALVEEGLAALTCGAFHIRSGGRSYFNTTPLGRAVTGTLLVRAMLADGVQIWGDGSTYKGNDIERFYRYGLLANPGLRIYKPWLDADFVTELGGRKEMSEWLVAHGLPYRDSAEKAYSTDANIWGATHEAKTLEHLDTGIETVEPIMGVKFWDPAVEIAPEDVTIGFEYGRPVTINGKEFATPVDLVLEANAIGGRHGLGMSDQIENRIIEAKSRGIYEAPGMALLHAAYERLVNAIHNEDTLATYHSEGRRLGRLMYEGRWLDPQAMMLRESLQRWVGMAVSGEVTLRLRRGEDYSVLDTSGPAFSYHPDKLSMERTQDSAFGPVDRIGQLTMRNLDIADSRSKLEQYARMGMVGGATPTSIGAAQAASTGLIDATQQGGAEAIASRGQVSEHDELLDRAAMEAGTD